One Vibrio penaeicida DNA segment encodes these proteins:
- a CDS encoding symmetrical bis(5'-nucleosyl)-tetraphosphatase — protein MANYIVGDIQGCFEELTLLLESAQFDRKKDILWFAGDLVARGPSSLETLRFAKDLGKATKVVLGNHDLHLLAVYHGISPLKKKDKTAPIIEADDCDELMAWLREQPLIAEHDEFVMCHAGISPQWDLQTARKEARKVESILQSDRWVWLLENMYDNQPDQWSPKLKGIDRYRYAINAFTRMRFVHSDGRLDMACKLPPSDISDESLMPWFDLPNKKDVGKAILFGHWAALEGVIQEKVIGLDTGCVWGGELTMIRWEDKKLFTQKAI, from the coding sequence TTGGCAAATTATATTGTTGGTGACATCCAAGGATGTTTTGAAGAGCTGACCCTATTGCTGGAATCAGCTCAATTTGACCGGAAAAAAGACATATTATGGTTTGCAGGTGATCTTGTAGCTCGAGGTCCTAGCTCGCTTGAAACACTCAGGTTTGCCAAAGATCTAGGTAAAGCGACAAAAGTGGTTCTTGGGAATCACGACTTGCATTTACTAGCGGTGTACCACGGTATTAGCCCTCTTAAAAAGAAAGATAAGACAGCGCCAATTATTGAAGCCGATGATTGCGACGAGCTGATGGCATGGCTTCGTGAGCAACCGCTTATTGCTGAACACGATGAATTTGTCATGTGTCATGCAGGTATTTCCCCTCAATGGGACTTACAAACGGCGCGTAAAGAAGCTCGTAAAGTCGAATCTATTTTGCAAAGCGACAGATGGGTTTGGTTACTGGAAAATATGTATGATAACCAGCCAGATCAGTGGAGTCCGAAGCTCAAAGGCATTGATCGGTATCGATACGCGATTAACGCATTTACACGAATGCGTTTTGTGCACTCCGATGGAAGATTAGATATGGCATGTAAGCTTCCTCCATCTGACATTTCCGATGAAAGTTTAATGCCTTGGTTTGATCTTCCTAACAAGAAAGATGTCGGAAAAGCCATCCTATTTGGGCATTGGGCAGCTTTGGAAGGTGTAATTCAAGAAAAGGTGATCGGCTTAGATACTGGGTGTGTCTGGGGTGGTGAGCTGACGATGATTCGCTGGGAAGATAAAAAGTTGTTCACTCAAAAAGCGATATAG
- the apaG gene encoding Co2+/Mg2+ efflux protein ApaG — protein MEVSHPCVKCQVHTKYVPEQSQPDQNRYVFAYIITIKNLSQQSVQLMSRKWLITDGNQKQLVVEGDGVVGEQPVIDAGDEYTYTSGTAIETPIGVMQGHYLMHDQSGDEFKADIDPFRLAVPNILN, from the coding sequence ATGGAAGTATCCCATCCTTGTGTCAAATGTCAGGTACACACGAAATACGTGCCTGAACAATCCCAACCCGATCAAAATCGATACGTTTTTGCTTATATCATCACAATCAAAAATCTCAGCCAGCAGTCTGTACAGCTAATGAGTAGAAAGTGGCTTATTACAGACGGTAACCAGAAGCAATTGGTGGTGGAAGGTGATGGTGTCGTTGGGGAGCAACCCGTTATTGACGCTGGCGACGAATACACTTATACAAGTGGTACCGCCATTGAGACGCCAATAGGTGTCATGCAAGGTCACTACCTAATGCACGACCAATCGGGCGATGAGTTTAAAGCCGATATCGACCCATTCCGCCTCGCAGTACCCAATATCCTCAATTAA
- a CDS encoding threonine/serine exporter family protein: MGVGRMSLILALINDMFFAAIPAVGFALVFNVPVNALKFCAIGGALGHGSRFLLMEFGIPIEWASFLAATVVGFIGVRWSHRFLAHPKVFTVAALIPMVPGVYAFKAMIALVELNSLGYSEALFGDLVENFLKAMFIIAGLAIGLAMPGLLFYRRKPIV; encoded by the coding sequence ATGGGGGTGGGTAGGATGAGTCTAATTTTAGCGTTAATTAACGATATGTTCTTCGCCGCCATTCCCGCTGTTGGTTTTGCGTTGGTATTTAATGTTCCGGTCAACGCACTAAAGTTTTGTGCGATAGGTGGTGCTTTGGGGCATGGTAGCCGCTTTTTATTGATGGAATTCGGAATTCCTATTGAGTGGGCTTCATTTCTTGCAGCAACGGTCGTTGGGTTTATAGGTGTGCGATGGTCACATCGATTTTTGGCTCACCCGAAAGTATTCACCGTAGCCGCTTTAATTCCAATGGTACCTGGGGTTTACGCTTTTAAAGCCATGATTGCGTTAGTTGAATTGAACAGCTTGGGGTATAGCGAAGCGCTATTTGGTGACTTAGTAGAAAACTTCTTGAAAGCGATGTTTATCATTGCTGGGTTAGCCATTGGCTTAGCAATGCCGGGTTTGTTATTCTACCGCCGAAAACCCATTGTTTAG
- the rsmA gene encoding 16S rRNA (adenine(1518)-N(6)/adenine(1519)-N(6))-dimethyltransferase RsmA — MRNDVHLGHKARKRFGQNFLNDPYIIDGIVSSINPRPGQNLVEIGPGLGAITEPVGKEVDKFTVIELDRDLAERLRNHPELGDKLTIHEGDAMRFDFTQLVKPNNKLRIFGNLPYNISTPLMFHLFEFHKDVQDMHFMLQKEVVNRLAAAPGSKAYGRLTVMAQYYCKVVPVLEVPPTAFVPPPKVDSAVVRLVPYEEIPYPATSLKWLDRVCREGFNQRRKTIRNCYKGLLTAEQLENLGINPSMRPENITLEQFVDMANWLDSNHSN; from the coding sequence ATGAGAAACGATGTCCATTTAGGACACAAAGCGCGTAAACGTTTTGGTCAAAACTTTTTAAACGATCCCTATATCATTGATGGAATCGTTTCGTCGATCAACCCGAGACCCGGTCAAAACTTAGTTGAAATTGGTCCTGGGCTTGGTGCCATCACTGAACCTGTGGGCAAAGAAGTCGACAAATTTACGGTTATTGAGCTAGACCGCGATTTGGCAGAACGCCTGCGTAATCACCCAGAATTGGGCGATAAGCTGACAATTCACGAAGGCGATGCCATGCGTTTCGATTTTACGCAATTGGTTAAACCGAATAACAAACTGCGTATTTTTGGTAACCTGCCTTACAATATCTCTACGCCGTTAATGTTCCACTTATTTGAGTTTCATAAAGACGTCCAAGACATGCACTTTATGCTGCAAAAAGAGGTGGTTAATCGCTTAGCCGCAGCTCCAGGTAGTAAAGCGTATGGTCGCCTAACTGTAATGGCTCAATACTATTGCAAAGTGGTCCCAGTACTGGAAGTTCCACCAACTGCATTTGTTCCGCCACCTAAAGTGGACTCTGCCGTTGTGCGTTTAGTACCTTACGAAGAAATCCCCTACCCTGCCACCAGTCTAAAGTGGCTAGATAGGGTGTGTCGCGAAGGCTTTAACCAACGCCGTAAAACCATTCGAAACTGTTATAAAGGTCTATTAACGGCAGAACAGTTAGAAAATCTGGGCATAAACCCGAGTATGCGCCCCGAAAATATCACATTAGAGCAGTTCGTCGACATGGCTAACTGGCTAGATTCTAACCACTCTAACTAG
- a CDS encoding threonine/serine exporter family protein, whose amino-acid sequence MDNNQREVTRLIAQAAQMLLAHGAESTLVGDISRRIGLASHMDEVEVSLSASSLVVTTLKSGNCITTARRSPDRGINMKVVTQVQRICILMEKGLLDCKLAKSKLADINPERYNRWLVVFMIGLSCASFSRLAGGDWSVFAMTFFASSVGMIVRQEIGHRHFNPFLNFSITAFVTTLISAQAVTFQIGNEPFIAMASSVLMLVPGVPLINAVADMLKGYVNMGIARFVMASLLTLATAMGIIGAMNIVGVWGWVG is encoded by the coding sequence ATGGATAACAATCAGCGAGAAGTCACTCGGCTTATCGCTCAAGCGGCACAAATGCTCTTGGCTCATGGTGCAGAGAGCACGTTAGTCGGCGATATATCCCGAAGAATAGGGCTTGCAAGCCATATGGATGAAGTAGAAGTCTCTCTATCTGCAAGTTCATTGGTGGTCACAACGTTAAAGTCCGGTAATTGTATCACCACAGCAAGACGCAGCCCCGATCGCGGGATTAACATGAAAGTGGTTACTCAAGTTCAGCGTATCTGCATCTTGATGGAAAAAGGATTACTGGATTGTAAGTTAGCAAAAAGTAAGCTCGCAGACATCAATCCAGAACGTTATAACCGCTGGTTAGTTGTATTCATGATTGGTCTATCTTGTGCATCGTTCAGCCGACTTGCGGGAGGGGATTGGAGCGTTTTCGCCATGACTTTCTTTGCATCTTCTGTTGGCATGATCGTTAGACAAGAAATAGGTCATCGACATTTTAATCCATTCCTCAATTTCTCGATCACGGCTTTTGTTACCACATTAATTTCCGCACAAGCAGTCACGTTTCAAATCGGTAACGAGCCATTTATTGCGATGGCGTCTTCTGTTTTGATGTTAGTTCCGGGCGTGCCCTTGATCAATGCTGTCGCAGACATGCTCAAAGGGTATGTCAACATGGGGATTGCCCGATTCGTTATGGCAAGCTTACTGACGTTGGCAACCGCTATGGGAATTATCGGAGCCATGAACATTGTTGGTGTATGGGGGTGGGTAGGATGA